The sequence GGTGATCTAGCTGGATCTGGTGTACATTTTGGTCACAAAGTTAATCGTTGGAATGCAAAAATGGCTCCATATATATATGGAGTACATCAAGAAAGCCGTATACATATAATTGATTTGCGAAAAACGTTACCATTATTACGGGTTGCAATGAAAGCTTTATATAATGTTTCTTCTCAAGGTGGTCGTATATTGTTTATTGGTACAAAATTTCAAGCTTTAGATATCATTGCAAATGAGGCAGCTCGTTGTGGTCAATACTACGTAAATTATCGATGGCTTGGTGGCATGCTTACCAATTGGGAGACTGTTTCTTCTTCAATAAAAACATTAATTCAATACGAAAAAGTGTTAGATAATGAAAATAGTGTTTTGACAAAAAAAGAATTAGGAAGTATTGAAAAAAAAAGGCAAAAACTCGACAAGGTATTAGGCGGTATTAGAGAAATGGGTGCAGTTCCAGATATCTTATTTATTATTGATACTAATAAAGAACATATTGCAGTTAAAGAGGCAAGAAAATTAGAGATTCCAATAGTTGCGGTGCTCGATACTAATTCTAATCCAGACGGTATTACTTATCCTATACCAGGGAATGATGATTCAAGAAAATCAATAGAACTTTATTGTAAGTTAGCTGCAGATTTTATATTGGCAGGGATAGAGTCTAGTTTAATGAGATCTGGGGTTAAGGTTGGTAATG comes from Wolbachia endosymbiont of Menacanthus eurysternus and encodes:
- the rpsB gene encoding 30S ribosomal protein S2, which gives rise to MVNLPGVTIGDLAGSGVHFGHKVNRWNAKMAPYIYGVHQESRIHIIDLRKTLPLLRVAMKALYNVSSQGGRILFIGTKFQALDIIANEAARCGQYYVNYRWLGGMLTNWETVSSSIKTLIQYEKVLDNENSVLTKKELGSIEKKRQKLDKVLGGIREMGAVPDILFIIDTNKEHIAVKEARKLEIPIVAVLDTNSNPDGITYPIPGNDDSRKSIELYCKLAADFILAGIESSLMRSGVKVGNGIRSDKFIYEKENSTTQIKVLNNKMTKESENEVIKVK